From the Lolium rigidum isolate FL_2022 chromosome 2, APGP_CSIRO_Lrig_0.1, whole genome shotgun sequence genome, one window contains:
- the LOC124689076 gene encoding 5' exonuclease Apollo: MDEGLFSVDKFTGGSQVYFLTHLHQDHTRGLGAAGGWRHGPLYCSPVTARLLPTRFPGIDASLLRPIAAGDSDSLTLSSPTFGRPISLHVTAIPALHCPGSLMYLIRGDLGCMLFTGDFRWELGCEEARSAKKALLQALAGESVDVLYMDNTYCHPTLNFPPRRVVAEQIVNIIQAHPDHEVIIGVNNLGKEDLLLHISRALQTKS; the protein is encoded by the exons ATGGACGAAGGCTTGTTCTCCGTGGACAAGTTCACCGGCGGCAGCCAGGTCTACTTCCTGACGCACCTCCACCAGGACCACACCCGCGGCCTGGGCGCGGCGGGCGGGTGGCGCCACGGCCCGCTCTACTGCTCCCCCGTCACGGCGCGCCTCCTCCCCACCCGCTTCCCGGGGATCGACGCCTCGCTCCTCCgccccatcgccgccggcgactccgactccCTCACCCTCTCCTCCCCCACCTTCGGCCGCCCCATCTCCCTCCACGTCACCGCCATCCCCGCCCTCCACTGCCCCG GTTCGCTCATGTACCTCATCCGCGGCGACCTCGGATGCATGCTTTTCACTGGGGATTTCCGGTGGGAGTTGGGCTGCGAGGAGGCGCGATCCGCGAAGAAGGCGCTGCTCCAGGCGCTTGCCGGGGAGAGCGTGGACGTGCTCTACATGGACAACACCTACTGCCACCCCACGCTCAACTTCCCTCCGCGTCGCGTCGTCGCTGAACAG ATAGTTAATATTATTCAGGCTCATCCTGATCATGAAGTTATTATTGGCGTTAACAACCTTGGAAAAGAAGACCTATTGCTTCATATATCCAGAGCCTTACAAACGAAG AGCTAG